The sequence agaagactgtccaagcctcagactaatgtccaagtattggattaaacaaatattaaatctaggaaacacatacatgtataagacacactgttactgaatccattaggacataaggctctagaaagacctgacagaaccccagtgtgctatcagatattcagagagaaacccaacagaaattgataactgtaacagaacaaatcagagacaaaagcagaagcaaacaaacaaacaaataacaccttacacatacaaacattaatccagggagattttgtaagctaggatcaaacaaagaaaagagccagagtaccaccagagagaatggagattctcagaatgtaattagacaactgtactaagaactaagataaagacaaaaacctaatattaaataccaaggtggtacgtcatctggagaatagagcaaggagtctgagcagattgatagtgttgcttataagtatattaagataaaataaacttaaaatggctagaagaaaggggaacagaagagcatagtgtggttggaaatatgcaaagaaaaagaaaggaatagaaatgtataaaagatagggatgaaaggaaagtatgagagatatattgtccgtactaccaaaaacttagctagatatagaagaatataaaaaggcaaaaaaggcaaaaaaaaaaagaataaaaaatatcattaaaaaattgtgttataaagcttgtagatcccttagggctaagatagtatttaataaaaaaaaaaaaaaagagagagagagaaaaagaaaaaaaaaaaatccagaactgatcccagaatggaccagttcaataggaattgatactaatatttctgtttccttagagtctcagctgtaagtgtccttctactcaccttgggtttttttgtattattctgtgaccagcagagctttctttattgttcatctgtaagcgtcagtgtgtggggagggagagggtacagtagtggctccttctcctgggagtgagtgagcagtggtgcactgttgtttcagtcgggcttggtggtgcctgttgcagagggacatcAGTGGCttaggcgtaaacagaaagtcttagagttgggtctctctccggttttttgttgttgttgttgttgttgtttttttttttttcttggcagcctccctgctgccagcattccaaggggttttaatccagccccgcccgagtgcctgagggttcttgttatccctgagtgccttaggtggcccacaggtgcctctccactgcctgttgcagaggcgccgaaagagagagagaggctatgcgtgcagctcctcccctccgcccgcaagcctgcagcttccagccaccatcatggccgggcagctctcaggggcaggcactcctcgccgcagacctcttccttcctgtcctctcggtctgtcaccttactggctacaatgtttctcaccctgaaccagctctctggtttccacgctcccgctcccggacacTCTACTTAGCTGTGGATCgccgtctcagtccgggaatgctaagctgcgctgtggaccctccgtatgtttctcagtccctcccgtctgccacagctctgccgcttcaccctctttgagccatcgtagatgcctccctaccagttatgttgggcttcttgtggtcctttctggtgtccaaggctgtctgctggtgttcagctggttctctgtgggaattattgcgtccttcggtgcattcccaatgcatctgtggagagcaatgcattccacatccctctacttcaccgccatcttttttctcctcatgATTATTCTTTTAGTGACacaaacaaatagacaaaaatacTCGGTATGGCATATTTCATTTGAGAAGTTATTCTTAAGAGATTCCTTGAGAtaaatgggaattaaaaaaaaattacatccaaGGTTGGGAATACAATTGGGAGagtatgaaaatgagaaaaggaaaaataaaaactcttggGTACAAGAGATAACATAAAACTTGAAGGTGAATTACATAAATTTCATAGAGAAGTTGAAATATGAATTCCAAGAAAAATAGAAGTGACAGCTTGTATTTCCAAAATTTGATCAAAACCTGGCAACATTTGGCTCAGGCTTTGAGGTCTGCTATCACAGGCATTTCTTATCCCGTAGGACAACAGACCCTGTCATAGTTTCTTTTCCAAGGAGTAGTTTCAGACCCCTCATTAACTCTTTATTTCTCAGACTGtggatgaaggggttcagcatgggtgtgactGCGGTGTACACCAAGAGTGTGAGCTGTGGGTAGCAGCAGAGCTAAGTTACACTCCTAGGCctgtacaataaaataattagacaACAGATAGGATagatgcacaggtggaaaatgctttatacttccctTGAGATGAAGAGATTCCATGTATGAAGGAAACTATTTTAGTGTGTGAATAAAGGACACCAAAGATGGAACCACTGGGCAGCAACACAGCTGCAAAATACATCACCACGTTATTGAGAAAGGTGTCCAAGCTGGAAAGCTGGATCATCTCattgagttcacagaaaaagtggggaaGTTCCAAGACTTTACGGAAGGACAGTCTCAACACCTTTAAGCTTTGTAACAAAGAATGCAGGACCCTCATGATCCAGGACACAAGAACCAGTGGTTCACAGAGCTGGGGGTTCATGATAACCAGGTAAGGCagggggtgacagatggccacaaagcAATCATAGGCCATCACCCTCAGGAGGAAGATGTCTAATACtacaaagaatgttaaaaaatacaattgaatTATGCAGACTTCATAGGTGATAACTTTGCTCTGTGTCTGGATGTTtcacagcatctttgggatggtgaTGGAAGTGAAACAGGTGTCTAGAAatgacaggttggagaggaagaagtacatggagATGTGGAGGCAGGAGTCAGAGATGGTGGCCAAGATGATGAATAAGTTTCCAAATACAGTGATCAGTTACATGGAGATGAAAAGCAGAAATATGAGGGGCTGCAATTCTGGATCCTCTGAAATTCCAATAGGAAGAAATTCTGAAGCAGCTGTTAGGTTCCTTGGTGTCATGTGTTGGTTTAACTACCAGGAAATGGGGCAAAAATGACTAATTTTCACCCAAATGGGCATTACTCACATCATTAAAATGCcactatttatatttttcaatcaagaaattaatttcaatattttgttcATGGATTTGGTCCCCTTTATAGAATCCTCCTTATTCTCTAATAAGCATTTCCTCTAACCTTTCATGTATCCCACAGTTTTAATGTGACATTTTTTTACTCATCTCTAAGATGCAAATTGAACTGTGACAAATGTCCATGTTCTGTCTATGCAGGGAGTGTAGGGTGCTGAAAAGCAAAAGCTCCTAAATCTGATTGTGAAacagaagtaaaactctcactgcttgcagatgacatgataatatacatagataatcttaaagatgccaccagaaaactagtagaaataattaatgaatttggtaaggttgctggatacaaaattaatgcacaggaatctcttgcattcctgtacactaacaacaaaagttcagaaagacaaattaagaaaacaatccaatttaccatcacatgaaaaagaataatatacttaggaataaacctaccaaagcaggcaaaaacctgtatgcagaaaacaatgaatataaaacactaatgaatgaaaacaaagatgacacaagcagatggcgagatataccatgttattggattggggtaatcaatattttgaaaatgactatactacccaaaacaattgacagattcaatacaatccctatcaaattactaatgtcatttttcacagacctagaacaaaaaattttacaatgtgtatggaaacacataagaccctgaatagcaaaagcaaactTGAGAACAAAAAACGGAACTGGAGTAATCAGGTTCCCTGTCTTCTGACTATAGTACAAAgatacagtcatcaagacagtatggtatagtacagaaatagaaatacagatctTTGGTACAGGATAGAAGGCCTAGAGAGAAACCTATGtgcctatggtcacctaatctatgactaagaaggcaagaatatacaatggagaaaagacagcctcttcaataaatggtgctgggaaaactggacaacgatatgtaaaataatgaaattagaatgctccctagcatcatacacaaaaaattaactcaaaatgggttaaagacctaaatgtaagactgaacaTTATAAAATTCTAGAGGAAAGACAGGAgaaacactctctgacataaatcacagcaagatcttttatgaccCACCTAAAATGATCATAAAAgatctttaatgattttttatttaagaaaaataagtgaatgggTCTGcttaaatgaaaagataacacacagaatgggagaaaaagtttgcaaatgaagcaacagaaaaaagattaatctccaatatatgcaaacagctcatgcaactcgatatcaaaaaagaaacaacccaataaaaaatggacGGAGGACCTGAAGAGACATTACAGCAAATAAGACATAttgatggccaaaaggcacatgaaaagatgctcaacagcactagttattagagaaatgcaaatcaaaaccacaatgaattatcacctcacaccagtcaaaatggccatcatcagaaattctacaaacaataaatgttggagagggtttggagaaaagagaaccctctttcactgttggtggggatatgcattgatacagccactaaggagattccttaaaaagtaaaaatagaactactatatgatccagaaatcccactgctgggcatataccctgaaaaaaccataatccaaaaagaaacgtgccaaaatgttcattgcagcactatttacaatagccaggatatggaagcaacctaaatgcccatcaacagatgactggataaagaaaatgtggcagatatatacaatggaatattactcagccataaaaaataatgaaattgagttatttgtagtgaggtggatggacatagagtctgtcatacagatcaaagtaagccagaaagagaagaacaaataccatatgctaactcacatttacggaatctaaaaatatggttctgatgaaccagttacagggcaggaataaagatgcaataGACTtgtggacatggggtggggggtgaaggggagtctgggatgaagtgagagagtagcattgacatatatacactaccaaatgtaaaacagatagctagtgataGATAGctaagctgctgcataacacagggagagcaccTTGATGATGGGTGGTTACTTAGAGGGCTGAGAAAGGTAGGGTGGAAAGGAGTCGTAGGAgtgagggggtatggggatatatgtataaacacagctgattcactttggtgtacagcaaaaactggcacaacagtataaagcaattatattcaaataaagagcttaaaaatacaacaaactaaagAAGACGCTTGTACCCGactgttcattgaagcactatttatttacaataggcaggacatggaaacaacctaaatgtccatcgacaggtgaatggataaggaagatgtgtgtgtgtgtgtgtgtgtgtgtgtgtgtgtgtgtaatggaatattcctcagccataaaaagacatgaaatttattcatttatagagatgtggatagacatagagtctgtcatgcagtaagtcagaaagagaaaaacaaatatgtgagATTCtggaaaaatggcaaaaatgaacctatttgcagggcaggaatagagaggcagacatagagaacagatgtgtggatacagtgagggaaggggaaggtgggatggattgggagaattggtttgaaataaattcactacatatgtaaaatagatagctggtgggaacctgctgtatagcacaggaaactcagcttggtgctctgtgatggcctagTTGGGTGGGATGGGTTGGGGGGGTCcatgagggaggggatgtgtgtatgcataAGGCTGATTCAGTtttctgtgcagcagaaactaacacaacattgtaaatcaattatattctaataaaaataaaataaaactaaactggcatatgacccagaaatttcattCCAAAGTATCtgccaaaaaaacacaaaaatattgaatcagaaagaaatgtgcacaccaatgttcactgcagcatgatTTACAGTAACCAAGATCTGACCACAAACTTAGTGTTCATCAATATATAAATGGATAATTAAGGCACagtatatatgcatacaatggagtAACACTCAGCCTTTTACAAAGTTAATCTTGCTATTTGAGAGAACATGATGGATCCAGAtggtattttgctaagtgaaatgaatCATACAGAGAAAggctcacttgtatgtggaatctcacttttatttggaaaataaaaaaacaaaacataccactaaaacaaatgaaagcagactcttagatacagagaacaaatgggtgtTTGATAGAGGTAAGAGTGGTGATGGAGCAAAATAGGCagaagggattaagaggtacaaacatcCAGTTGTAAAGTAAGTGAGCCACAGGGATGTAATAAACTGCATAGGGAATATGATCAATAATATTgtcataagtttgttttgggACAGATCGTTATAAAGCTTGtcttggtgatcatttcataatgtatgcaaatatcaaatcattatgttgtacacttgaaaataccACAATATTGTACATAAATtatatagcaattataaataaataaattcattattcAGTTATTTTATATAAGGATTCATGCATGTCTGCATATAATATACTTCTGATAAATATCCTGTTCAATTCTTTGACCTAAAGGCCCTTGAGTGTCACCAAATAATATATCTCTGAAAAAGGTTTTGTAGCGGGCTCAATAAGGTCATCTAAAATATACCCACATCTTGATCCTCTGAAACatacaatattttgttttcatagcAAGAGATGATTAAGGTAGCAGATGCAATATGTTTGCTACTCAGATGACCTAAAGATAAAATGTTGGCTATGATTATTCAGGTGTGACTAGTGTAATTAGCATGGTCCTCTGAATATGGAAAAGGCAGAATAATTGGTATCAGAGGGAGATTTGAATATGCTACACcactgactttgaagatggagaaagggccATGAACCAAGGAATGCTCGTGGGCACAAGAAACTGGAATATGGAAGGGAATGGAGTCTCTCCTGGAGCACCCAGAAGGAACCCAGCCCTGAACACGTCTTGATTTTAGGCCTTTTTCTATtcaggcttctgacctccagaaccacaagcagataatttttttaaagtcctagTGTAGGAATTTGTTATAGCATCAATAGCAATATTACACAGACATTTATccaataaaggtttttttttggaagaaactgaatttaagcctttaaatttcattcattttgcttCCATTGGGTAAGGATATTTTGTGTTGAAACCCCACCTTAAGTGGAAGAAGAAAATCTAAGTTTAATTTGGACATTCTACACCATTAGTTGGTACAgagaatttctcattttataaatataatgtgGTTCTGATTTTGAGTCTTTGAACATCAAGATAGGAAaagtaatttattattaaaatttagggAAACCATTATACTTCAAAACCTTTTGTCTAACTTTATATACTCATAATTTCATGTTAGTTCAcctataactatttttatttatatatttttcaattttctatattttttcaatataaatGATGGAGTTACTGAATCTCTgtgtttacatatatgtgtgtgattgtgtttttttaataataaaatcatatgtaaatacaaacacacataaacacattgCTAACCCATAAAATAGTTCTTGGACTCAACGAAGTAGCCACacatttaatttaatcctcaccacactCTTCTGAACTATGCTCATTATTCCACGTTAAcatcagaaataaggaaaatgaggctaATGGAGATTCAGTTCTTTTGCAATTATGTAACAATGCaattaaaacttttgtacatgttcttgatatatatatatatatcatatgtgtatatatcatacATGTatatgatatgtgtgtgtgtgtatacacacatatagaccCATGAAGCATGTACTCAATTTTTGTATGTATCTTTTAATTCagcaaattgtacaccttaaatgtgtTCTGTATATGTGTTCTGTATGTTTGTCTTTATACTTAAATAActtattgaaaaggaaaaaaaaaaactaatgattCCAAGATAGGATCTAGAGTCCAGGTACCTGAGTCACACTTTAACAGGGTAAGGAGAAATATCTCATCATGAGGTAGAAAGCTAAATGTCATATGTGGATGTAAAAACAGCGACATTAACTTAAGGCAAATCAAATTTGGtaaactcattttcttttgtaaactaGAAGATTAACCTTTAAATATACATAGAGTACACTGACATAAATTGGTTTAAGTTAGTGGTCAAATCTCACACAACATCATATGTGAGCTATAAAAAGACAACATAGTGACTCACAGTTGACTACAGACTATGAATATTCAAGCATAGATCAGAATGACTCCCTAccataaaattgtatttaataataaaagtcatTATGTAAGCCATACCATTTGGAAAAGTCTGTTATGCAGCATTAGCTAGCTGATACAATaatcaaagcaaacaaaacagggAAATTATGATAATCTTCTGGGGGTTTTAAGTTTTTGGAATATGTTCTAATATTTGAAGACAACGTTATTCTGTTATTCAAGTTTATTTCTGATAACTGTATTAACAAGAGACTATATTGAGGTTATTTTTCAGGGGGAGAAAATGAAGTTGAGAGAATCTGCATgtttgagcaaaaaaaaaaaaaaagatactggtGACACTGAGTCACATTACTGGGCAGGAATTCAAGCTCTCTTGTGAATCATTCTGTAATCATGAAGACTGATGAGCATGAAGAAGCTATATAATGGATAAAATTGATATTGTTCACCTAACATCCCTATTGTAGTTTTGATAAAATTTAGACAAAGGGAAATAATTTGTTTAGAGCAGTAGAGGAGTCATATGTGCAGCCAGCATTAAAAGTTTTCAAGGTGATGCAGGATGAGTATCAGTAATATAACATAACATACACCAACCAGTCCTTCATCTGAATTAATAAAGGCCCTCACACATGTAAAGCATCTTCTATACTCCAAGAAAATATTacagcatgaaaaagaaatatttataataaaatgagtaaaattttgCTCCCTCATATTTAAGGTCAATTCTGACTCTAAGAACATATTAGGTAAATCAAtttgtgaaatatgcttttcCACGTAGACCCcagtggaatatatatatatatatataaaatatacataatcatTTTTTTGCCAGCAACTGTGGTAGGAAGTGTGGATACCAAACTGAATAAGAGAATTAAAGTAGGAGAGCAGTTATAAAACACAGTAGAATGTTAAAGTTTACATTATAAGTAAGAATAATTAAAGTAGTAAAATGGAAAAGCATGACAGGCCCAAAGTAAAAATTGTAGTCTTAAATTTTCCTATtcaaaaaatcatataaatgaaCTTAGTTGCCAAGTGTAGTTTGTTACATGTGAAAATACAACTCATGAATATTCTTTCTTtgacacaaaacaaaactcttgaGATAATATTTGTCATTTGAGAATTAATTATTCTTAAGAAATCCATATGGAcccaagaaataaatgagaatttcCACATATTTCTGGTCCAAAGTTGGGAAACACTTTGTGAAACGTAGGAAAATTGACAAAGGGTGAAAACTGTCTGCATATCAGAGCAGCTATCATGATAAACTGAGTTGCTTAAACTGTATGGTGAAGTTGAATTCaaataaatgtattcaaataaatccaataaaaaataaaagaggcatATTTTACTAGCAGAATTTCTGGCTCCAAGGCTTTTATCCCTCCTGTCCCTTCAGCCCCAGGACAATTGGCCCTCTTATATGTGCCACCACAAAGAATCTTTACAGGGCactctttatgtctttatttcttagATGATAGATAAAGGtgttcagcatgggtgtgaccaaGGTATACAATACCGAAGCTGTTGTACTAGAGTTTAAACTATGAGAAACAGGAGAGATAATGTATACTCCAAGCATCatacaataaaataagaagaTACTGAAAGGTGAGTTGCACAGGGGAAAATGCCTTATACTCCCTCCAATCCAATAAGATTTCACAAATGGAAGAGACTATATTGGAGTAAGAGTCAAAAATACCAGCCAGAAGACCTCCACCCAGATGTAGAGCTGCAACTACACCAACATGTCAGTAAGAAAGGTGTTAGAACAGACAAGTTGGATCACTGGATTGATTTCAAAGAAAAACTTGGGATTTCTAAGACTTTGCAGAATGGCAGCCACAATACCTTAAAGCTTTCTAACATGGAATTCAGGACATTGATGATCCAGCACACCAGAACCAGCAGCCTAGGGAGGTGGGTTTTCAGAATGACTATATAGTGAAAAGGGTGACAGATTACTATAAAGCAGTCATAGGCCATCATGTTCAGGAGAAAGTTGTCCAGCCCTACATAGTGTATGAAATCGTACATCTGAGTGATGCAGCCTTCATAAGTTATAACTTTGCTTTGGGTCTGTATATTcaccagcatctttgggatggtggtggaggtgaaacagatgtTTGCAACAGATGTAATAACCCTTTCATAGTTATGACAAAATGAAGAAGtgagatttattttcattatagcaATGAAAGGAATCATATTATACGTAGCACTGGAAGTTTTCAAGCAGAGACAAGAAGATAATTGAATAGGAATAGAAAAATGCCAAACAATCATTCACTACTATGTAAAAACCTTCCCTTACATATACACATCAATTCTCCATGTGCCAATGAGTAGATATACagcatgaaaaacaaatattttgcatGGTAATACAGTATATGAATTACAATTCTGCTTCATCATATTGAAGATCATCTATGATTCGAAGGTCATCTCAGGTCAACCTATTTAATAAAGTGTCTCAATGAGGACTCCTCTTGTAGACATGCATTTGATAACCATTTTGCCCGTGGTTATAGTAGGCACTGTGGACACCCATCTAAGAGAGAACAGGATCTTAATGAGGAGAATAAAAATCAGTGACCTGTTATAAATCACAGTGTTATGTTACAGTCTAAGTGCTAAGAAAGGACAGTTAAGATAGTGGTGTACAAAGGAATATTAGGTACAAAGGTGAATATTGTGTCTTAGATTTTCCTCTATTATAAATTGTGAAAATTGCCATGGTCATCAATTGTAATTTTGATAGGATTATTGAAActaatgacaatttttttttagtaaaacaaaacaaaaatatatgccatttgataaaaagtatttaaaaaaatggaaattgccCTATCTGCAAGCCATTTTCACTAATGGAGAAATTATGCTGCTATTTTATCAGTTAGGCATATTAATACATTTACTgcctcttccttaaaaaaaaatctgttatctCATTAGGCAAATAggaatttccaaatatttctgatTTGTTGTTGAAATAAATTAGGGAAAGTAGGGATAAAACAAGGGAAaatctgctgtatggcaaagagagaagaaagcttAATAAAGTGAGTTACCTGAAAAGGATAGAAAAGTTgaagtcaaagaaatggaaattccagaaaatagtttaaaagagCAAGTTCCGATTCCATAGTCTGATCAAATAGTCAAAATTTCTGACTCTGAGGCTTTGACCTCTGCAATCTTGagtgatttttcagttttagaaaaacTGGTGCTTACATAGTTCCCTTCACAAATACTGCTTTCAGAGCCCTCTTCATGTCTTTATTCCtgagactgtagatgaaggggttcagcatgggtgtgaccactGTGTATATCACCGAGGCTGTTGCACTTGAGTGTGTATTGTGGGTAGTAGCAGAGCTAAGGTACACTCCAAGCATCgtacaataaaataaggagacaatGGTAAGGTGAGATGtacaggtggaaaatgctttatactttcCCTGAGATGATGAAATTCCACGTATGGAGGAAACTATTTTAGAATATGAACAAAGGATACCAAAGAAAGGACCACCACACAGCAGGACAGCAGCAAAATACATGACTATGTTATTAAGAAATGTGTCAGAACAGGCAAGATGGACCATATGattgagttcacagaaaaagtgggggatttcAAAGTTTGTGCAGAAGGAAAGTTGCAACATCATTAAACTTTGTAGCAAGGAATTCAGGGCACTTATGATCCAGGACACTAGCACCAGCCATCCACAGAGCCGGGGGGTCATGATGActgtgtagtgcagggggtggcagatggccacaaaccTGTCATAGGCCATTATGGTCAGGAGAAAGATGTCCAACACTGCAAATAGTATGAGAAAATATATCTGTGTGACGCAGCCTTCATAGGTGATAACTTTGCTCTGTGTCCAGATATTCCACAGCATTttggggatggtggtggaggtgaagcAGACGTCcacaaaggacaggttggagaggaagaagtacatgggtgtgtggaggtgagAGTCTGAGCTGACAGTCAGGATGATGACCAGGTTCCCAAACATagtgatcaggtacatggagaggaaaagccCAGATATGGTGGGCTGCCAATCTGCTTCCTCTGaaattcccagaagaagaaattctgaaatccATGTATCATTGTCTGATTCCATGCAGGATGGTGACTTCTGGAAAAAGAAGGGTATAACATGGCTAATTTTCCCACAAACTTGCATTACTCACATATTCAAAATGgtatttcaaatttatattttgctgtcaaaaattaatttgaatatttcATGTATGGTATAGTCCCATTTAAGGGACCTTTGTGCCTCATGTAtgatgtggaatttttttttccaatcagcTTTTACCACAAGGGTCATGAGTTTTACACTTTTAATGAGAATTTCTTCATCTAATTCAGGAATGTAATACAAAATCTGATCATGCTTTAGACACTGTGTAGACAATGAGTACAAGGTGCTGAAGAACAAGTCCCTACAATTCAATCACAGAGAATGAATAGacaaacaataaaattatataacatcCTATAGTGACAGGTGTTATGAAGAAACTAACAATAGGTACAAAGGAGAGATTGGGTTTATGTGGAGACATGTGTGCCCAGCAGAGGGAATGGCCAGCGCAAAGGCCCTGAAGAAGGTGCTTGTTTCCAATGCTCAAGTCAAAAATAGTGAAGCCCATGTGTCAAGTGAATGAATATGAGAAAGAGTGATGATGTCACACGTGTTGAAGAGGGACGTGGTCCCTCTGCCACTGCTAAAACCCCAGGGCACAGGGACTTCCTGTTCCACTACTACAATTTGCACTTTATTAATCTTGTTGCAAAAGGGTCTCCTAAATTGAAACAGCCTCCCTCTTTAGTATCTTCCTTAATTGAGTTCTGGCCCCAGTACTGTAAGAGTCACCTTGAAATATGTGAGTCCTGGTACCCTTGTCCTGAAGATTGCTCACACTCCACaagtcagtctctctctctctctctctctgtctctctctctctctctcacacacacacacacacacacacacacacacaccatggccTCCAGCATTGCAGTAGCTCTATATCTTTCTCAGCTGCAGGCTTACTGATTACACCAGGAATGCATACAACCAAAATTAGCCCAATCAGTGATCTT is a genomic window of Hippopotamus amphibius kiboko isolate mHipAmp2 chromosome 15, mHipAmp2.hap2, whole genome shotgun sequence containing:
- the LOC130836716 gene encoding olfactory receptor 7A17-like; this translates as MESDNDTWISEFLLLGISEEADWQPTISGLFLSMYLITMFGNLVIILTVSSDSHLHTPMYFFLSNLSFVDVCFTSTTIPKMLWNIWTQSKVITYEGCVTQIYFLILFAVLDIFLLTIMAYDRFVAICHPLHYTVIMTPRLCGWLVLVSWIISALNSLLQSLMMLQLSFCTNFEIPHFFCELNHMVHLACSDTFLNNIVMYFAAVLLCGGPFFGILCSYSKIVSSIRGISSSQGKYKAFSTCTSHLTIVSLFYCTMLGVYLSSATTHNTHSSATASVIYTVVTPMLNPFIYSLRNKDMKRALKAVFVKGTM